From a single Nicotiana tabacum cultivar K326 chromosome 8, ASM71507v2, whole genome shotgun sequence genomic region:
- the LOC107775219 gene encoding small ribosomal subunit protein eS24z codes for MADKAVTIRTRKFMTNRLLARKQFIIDVLHPGRANVSKAELKEKLARMYEVKDPNAIFVFKFRTHFGGGKSTGFGLIYDSVENAKKYEPKYRLIRNGLDTKVEKSRKQMKERKNRAKKVRGVKKTKAGDAKKK; via the exons ATGGCGGACAAAGCAGTGACAATTAGAACAAGGAAGTTCATGACCAATCGTCTTCTTGCAAGGAAACAATTC ATTATCGATGTCTTGCATCCTGGAAGGGCCAATGTTTCTAAG GCCGAGTTGAAAGAGAAATTAGCAAGGATGTATGAGGTGAAGGATCCAAATGCAATCTTTGTGTTTAAGTTCAGGACCCActttggaggaggcaaatctaCTGGTTTTGGCTTGATCTATGATTCGGTTGAGAATGCGAAGAAATACGAGCCAAAGTACAGGCTGATCAGG AATGGATTAGACACAAAGGTCGAGAAGTCTAGGAAGCAGATGAAGGAGCGGAAGAACAGAGCCAAGAAAGTACGCGGTGTCAAGAAG ACGAAGGCAGGAGATGCTAAGAAGAAATGA